The following coding sequences lie in one Kryptolebias marmoratus isolate JLee-2015 linkage group LG5, ASM164957v2, whole genome shotgun sequence genomic window:
- the tomm7 gene encoding mitochondrial import receptor subunit TOM7 homolog, with translation MAKLSKETKQRLQQLFQCGQFVIRWGFIPTVLYLGFKRGADPGMPEPTLLSLLWG, from the exons ATGGCTAAGCTGAGTAAGGAGACCAAACAgcggctgcagcagctgttccAGTGCGGCCAGTTTGTCATCCGATGGGGGTTCATTCCTACCGTGCTGTACCTCG GTTTCAAGCGAGGAGCCGATCCGGGGATGCCTGAACCAACACTTCTGAG tttgCTATGGGGTTGA